Proteins from a genomic interval of Yarrowia lipolytica chromosome 1E, complete sequence:
- a CDS encoding uncharacterized protein (Compare to YALI0E12705g, uniprot|Q96X23 Yarrowia lipolytica Ras guanine- nucleotide exchange protein Cdc25p, similar to Saccharomyces cerevisiae BUD5 (YCR038C); ancestral locus Anc_1.134) translates to MDLEHPIPPLNVNKLVSSESFDFSESPSDPVQKMLKRRSLIQAANNAALKHQRKKETDPGLETPPPSPGLEQASQTQLDNSTSSSHNTLNNDMESSPRTAGSNYTSSINIESPPDSLQQGADTQSPPSSRQTSVASYDSNATDIESRNSLNSVFFDSKEAPADPRKITKKEIKQRENISELSTTPGSPDGTETTSATITASAATASAAATSEMNSMYPFLRAVHAFDARSLETHDKDSVCLSFKQTDCILLHGMDVSGWGDATLLHTGERGWVPTNFFQPFQDPEANALLVAVQKFATNPKCHPTKNGHTFSQNSVNSVIAGVRALLQACGALTRDSPAVRSSNSTKKFRKMLLAELAVFVGQARESKNSTDDALIQSLVQSCYNVVCRAVVFLDIYNLKRDKYGSSLGNSLDATARHSVASSQSMRSDTSTSSHGRVSGRSSRSGPPSSPRKDSATGEDSRQSVVLHKTAPFANARLDEVYDALMAYLSLILRLLNLLDTSQDDGQTISSQILYIARKSIVASRALISATEDVSNRTPRTRRAELEATKDRLYRLATKLCATTRELVIDEGATPEYANELVRVVNKCAKTAGECVSRSKSVLESTGDFQLSSDRPYPDLRGTTVTINSFYNLRPDSARVGESTASEAEEEAPPSTADTDDTTQLTMHSNASTESTATVDKPYYKLTSAARLRRSVVIDEEGDEGNSTVGNDDDNTAVNELGQEQVQDGDKEKHASLLPPLPHVIPMSQGEAVLISEEVGDVSGITMASADDDTVDLSTFDPASNNLAAVSVEDQLIVGDQGQIQGGSIQALVKHITSTVDPFFVSVFFLSFRRFCTPIELAEFLVERSQKPDEDVVIRVFNTFKQWLESYWKAGDAEALPLMRSFAETLAKEHNNSATVLKTLVTKAQDPNYKPPIQKWVAVANTGRPAMSIYNSGAVPSSNVSKSQLTMITRFFDNVANAASDAGNRRTASLTSNPNWAALRNVISPEATISIVGFDAFDIARQLTLIDNELFCKIKTEEFMDLNFASKKRKLGNAQNIGAMTLNTNKLSALVGDSILRHGLNAKQRKNILKQWIRIGDKCLELGNFNSLLTIVSALQSVSIMRLRKTWEMLSPRYQTLFASLKAIVLPEKNFVAYRSRIRQQDIPCVPYLGVYLTDLTFIEEGNADKRLYIPKGGDGHAPSVSVINFDKHARTAKIIGEIQRFQIPYRLQPVKELQQWLHMEMDRAQSLISEDSNGLWRRSCIVEPK, encoded by the coding sequence atggaTCTAGAGCATCCCATCCCGCCCTTGAACGTGAACAAACTTGTTTCGTCTGAGTCGTTTGACTTTTCAGAGTCACCGTCAGACCCCGTCCAGAAAATGCTCAAGCGGAGATCGCTGATTCAAGCCGCCAACAACGCCGCTCTCAAACACCAGCGCAAGAAGGAAACCGACCCTGGCCTCGAAACGCCTCCGCCATCGCCAGGTTTGGAGCAAGCTTCCCAAACTCAACTTGACAActccacctcttcttcccACAACACACTCAACAACGACATGGAGAGCTCTCCTCGAACGGCAGGCTCCAACTACACGTCGTCCATCAACATCGAGTCGCCACCGGACTCGCTGCAACAGGGCGCAGACACACAGTCGCCCCCGTCGTCTCGACAAACATCGGTGGCCTCGTACGACTCCAACGCGACCGACATTGAGTCGCGCAACTCGCTGAACTCGGTCTTTTTCGACTCCAAGGAGGCACCCGCAGACCCGCGCAAGATCACAAAGAAGGAAATCAAGCAGCGCGAAAACATCAGCGAGCTTTCAACTACCCCAGGCTCGCCCGACGGAACAGAAACAACCTCGGCGACAATCACAGCATCCGCAGCCACCGCCTCGGCCGCAGCAACGTCCGAAATGAACTCCATGTACCCATTTCTCAGAGCCGTGCACGCGTTCGACGCGCGCTCTCTCGAGACACACGACAAGGACTCTGTCTGTCTCTCCTTTAAACAGACAGACTGCATTTTGCTACATGGCATGGACGTGTCCGGATGGGGAGACGCCACTCTGCTACACACTGGTGAGCGAGGCTGGGTACCCACAAACTTCTTCCAGCCCTTCCAGGACCCAGAAGCAAATGCCCTGCTGGTAGCCGTGCAGAAGTTTGCTACCAACCCCAAATGTCACCCTACAAAGAACGGCCACACCTTTTCGCAAAACTCGGTCAACTCGGTCATTGCAGGCGTCCGAGCATTACTTCAGGCCTGCGGTGCCCTCACACGTGACTCCCCAGCCGTACGAAGCTCCAACTCGACGAAAAAATTCAGAAAGATGCTACTTGCCGAACTAGCCGTGTTTGTGGGACAGGCCCGGGAGTCTAAGAACTCGACTGACGACGCACTTATCCAATCGCTGGTTCAAAGCTGCTACAACGTGGTGTGTCGAGCTGTCGTGTTTCTCGACATCTACAATCTCAAGCGAGACAAGTACGGCTCATCTCTAGGCAACTCGCTGGATGCAACGGCGCGACACTCCGTTGCATCCTCTCAGAGCATGCGTTCCGATACCAGCACGTCCAGCCATGGACGTGTTTCTGGTCGAAGCTCACGCTCTGGGCCTCCATCGTCTCCTAGAAAGGATTCAGCCACAGGCGAAGACTCTCGTCAGTCTGTTGTTCTTCACAAGACTGCCCCCTTTGCCAATGCTCGTCTGGACGAGGTGTATGACGCCCTGATGGCATACTTAAGTCTGATTCTGCGTCTGCTCAATTTGCTCGACACGTCTCAGGATGACGGCCAGACCATTTCATCCCAGATTCTGTACATCGCCCGAAAGAGTATCGTTGCTTCTCGAGCTCTGATTTCCGCCACTGAGGACGTTTCCAATAGAACTCCCCGTACTCGACGAGCTGAACTAGAAGCCACCAAGGACAGGCTATACCGATTGGCCACCAAGTTGTGTGCCACCACTCGAGAGCTTGTGATTGATGAGGGCGCTACCCCCGAGTACGCCAACGAGCTTGTGCGTGTGGTCAACAAGTGTGCAAAGACAGCTGGAGAGTGTGTTTCTCGCTCCAAGTCTGTCTTGGAGTCCACTGGTGACTTCCAGCTGAGCAGTGACAGACCCTACCCCGACCTCAGAGGTACTACCGTGACTATCAACTCGTTCTACAACTTACGACCTGACTCTGCTCGAGTCGGCGAGTCTACTGCTTCCGaagccgaggaggaggctcctccttccactgCTGACACTGACGATACGACCCAGCTAACCATGCATTCGAACGCTTCCACAGAGAGCACTGCGACTGTCGACAAGCCTTATTACAAGCTGACATCGGCTGCTCGTCTTCGTCGATCCGTCGTGATTGACGAGGAAGGAGATGAAGGCAACTCCACAGTCGGTAACGATGATGATAACACGGCTGTAAACGAACTGGGACAAGAACAGGTGCAAGATGGAGACAAAGAGAAGCACGCCTCTTTGCTGCCTCCCTTGCCTCATGTGATTCCAATGAGCCAGGGTGAGGCTGTTCTCATCAGCGAGGAGGTCGGCGATGTCAGTGGAATCACCATGGCTTCGGCGGATGACGACACTGTGGATCTGTCGACGTTTGATCCTGCCAGCAATAATCTTGCcgctgtttctgtggaGGACCAGCTCATTGTCGGTGACCAGGGACAGATTCAGGGAGGTTCCATCCAGGCTCTTGTGAAGCACATCACCTCGACCGTCGACCCTTTCTTTGTGTCCGTTTTCTTCCTGTCTTTCCGACGCTTCTGCACTCCCATTGAGCTTGCTGAGTTTCTGGTTGAACGGTCTCAGAAGCCCGACGAGGATGTCGTCATCCGAGTGTTCAACACCTTCAAGCAGTGGCTCGAGTCGTACTGGAAGGCTGGCGACGCTGAGGCTCTTCCACTGATGCGATCTTTCGCAGAGactctggccaaggagcacAACAACTCCGCTACTGTGCTCAAAACTTTGGTGACCAAGGCCCAGGATCCCAATTACAAGCCTCCCATCCAAAAGTGGGTTGCTGTAGCAAACACCGGTCGTCCTGCAATGTCCATCTATAactctggagctgttccTTCCAGCAACGTGAGCAAGTCTCAGCTGACGATGATCACCAGATTTTTCGACAACGTTGCCAACGCTGCATCTGATGCTGGCAATCGACGAACTGCTTCTCTGacctccaaccccaactGGGCTGCCCTTCGAAATGTGATTTCGCCCGAGGCCACTATTTCAATCGTTGGCTTCGATGCCTTTGACATTGCGCGACAGTTGACTCTCATTGACAATGAGCTGTTTTGTAAGATCAAAACGGAGGAGTTTATGGACCTCAACTTCGCCAgcaagaagcgaaagctCGGCAACGCGCAGAACATTGGAGCTATGActctcaacaccaacaagctCAGTGCTCTGGTGGGAGACTCCATTCTGCGTCACGGGCTGAACGCCAAGCAGCGAAAGaacattctcaagcagtGGATCAGGATTGGCGACAAGTGCCTGGAGCTGGGCAACTTCAACTCACTGCTCACCATTGTCAGTGCTCTTCAGTCGGTGTCCATTATGCGACTTCGAAAGACGTGGGAGATGCTGTCTCCTCGGTACCAGACCCTCTTTGCgtctctcaaggccattgttCTGCCCGAGAAGAATTTTGTGGCGTACCGGTCTCGAATCCGGCAGCAAGACATTCCTTGTGTGCCTTACCTTGGTGTCTATCTGACCGACCTGACCTTCATCGAGGAAGGTAACGCCGACAAGCGTCTGTACATTCCTAAAGGAGGCGATGGACATGCGCCTTCCGTGTCTGTCATCAACTTTGACAAGCATGCTCGAACCGCGAAGATCATTGGCGAGATCCAGCGATTCCAGATCCCCTACCGTCTTCAGCCCGTCAAGGAACTGCAGCAGTGGCTCCACATGGAGATGGACCGTGCTCAGAGTCTGATCAGTGAAGACAGTAACGGGCTGTGGCGACGATCTTGCATTGTCGAGCCCAAGTAA
- a CDS encoding uncharacterized protein (Compare to YALI0E12727g, no similarity possibly noncoding), whose product MNSGYHYNYPGYRYSSVVNPLSLSSPTLLNPPDDLFYDFESDGYYQDSKRSAFQLLEDAREQYEHKKISLSKYFDTTVALLKTLDTSVPVFRKAGAIIRYLPIDILDKVRDNHVTALLLEKLIHYFYRLDWTNLLKALEQDRDTWLFNGSGDTNKEKENDNYSYAEAALQQTRDYEKRTRPEQRTFLQVCVSSGTPTSKTRTRRSAGTQSPPSTPEKQILPICPTLANLR is encoded by the coding sequence ATGAACTCCGGATACCATTACAACTACCCAGGATACCGCTACAGCTCTGTTGTCAACCCATTGTCACTTTCCTCTCCGACTCTGTTGAACCCGCCAGACGACCTGTTTTACGACTTCGAATCAGATGGGTACTACCAGGACTCCAAGAGATCTGCCTTTCAGTTGTTGGAGGATGCTCGAGAACAGTACGAGCACAAAAAGATATCACTAAGCAAGTACTTCGATACCACTGTGGCGTTGCTCAAAACTCTGGATACCTCAGTTCCGGTCTTCAGAAAAGCCGGGGCTATTATTAGATATCTACCCATTGATATCCTCGACAAGGTGCGGGACAACCATGTCACTGCCCTCCTGCTCGAAAAGCTCATCCACTACTTCTACCGTCTAGACTGGACTAATTTACTGAAAGCGTTGGAACAGGACAGAGACACCTGGTTGTTCAATGGTTCCGGTGACACCAAtaaagaaaaagagaacGACAACTACTCGTACGCTGAGGCAGCCCTGCAACAGACTCGTGATTATGAAAAGAGAACACGGCCGGAACAAAGGACTTTCCTACAAGTGTGTGTCTCGAGCGGCACACCCACATCCAAGACGCGAACACGTCGGTCGGCTGGAACACAATCTCCGCCATCCACTCCTGAAAAGCAAATCCTTCCCATCTGCCCTACATTGGCTAACTTGAGATAG
- a CDS encoding uncharacterized protein (similar to Saccharomyces cerevisiae RMD11 (YHL023C); ancestral locus Anc_4.34): MTRLAYAIGLGGTLIAPSAGQSALSHTLNDMTNIPNPCLLAILVTCATSTGPQFVFHYPPKPKSYGYRAAAPVIFRENEESSGDSESSEDDLGDILSDSDESDKEEEEAPALDYRRLNKRDQGKKESRRRRKEILKNLISNYTTAAEFDYNFGDDTPDDDGTTTASQGTSRKNSLSENSWDKVLGFDAQFLGDILTPEKSMCQQRFELTLDDMVFTGLPVHVNDDGRWRRKKEYDREEKEVGEEDEEPKSNLVSFHVSFVVNPPLAEYNQRVDEMYFYIASQLAVALRAEQAKSDWVGQQLRQIAHLREAAAYEKRGMADLWRETITTCPLAHGIAQLFHSIQNASIASIVLNKSVRSFQIPVETEMASLPLVTEPHISGAYLTTESFSDSDSKQLHFALLLLDEPESIISDLEAQKDYTLCNFISHLKPWIPLKQVVQDLQISAEQALGFSKHLIYWRRGRAILPINKGNSYIVSPIAPIESLYEFAPRFAVKFPGLPSLPRMLSSLSTGKPQQFAKLIPSRDHKTMYYRALAWLLQYGFVTQLRTFLYLKISKKIKLQVKNQTRDKRDNDFNLTNPLAISRKSSESLKDRHFSASISSHVSKDSPEASEIHFAEDDSIDDSILLEPDRATLTQRKWLNKILENQPQDVVLLFNRLKPYFNGKHAIEQVVIEEGLSRNELRRLTQSLEEHLLMVRHW, from the coding sequence atgacccgACTTGCATATGCAATTGGTCTGGGGGGGACATTGATAGCTCCAAGTGCAGGTCAAAGCGCGCTATCCCACACTTTGAACGACATGACCAACATCCCCAATCCATGTTTGTTGGCGattctggtcacgtgcgcGACCTCGACCGGACCGCAGTTTGTGTTTCATTACCCGCCCAAGCCCAAGTCCTACGGGTATCGAGCTGCAGCACCGGTAATCTTCCGCGAGAACGAGGAGTCTTCAGGTGATAGTGAGTCTTCGGAAGACGACCTTGGCGACATTCTGTCCGACTCCGACGAGAgcgacaaggaggaagaggaagcTCCTGCTCTGGATTATCGGCGATTGAACAAACGGGATcagggcaagaaggagagccgacgacgaagaaAGGAGAtcctcaagaacctcaTCAGCAACTACACAACGGCGGCCGAATTCGACTACAACTTTGGAGATGATACTCCAGATGACGATGGAACGACAACAGCTTCGCAGGGCACCTCACGAAAGAACTCTCTGTCTGAAAACTCATGGGACAAGGTGCTTGGATTCGATGCTCAGTTTCTGGGTGATATTCTGACGCCCGAAAAGAGCATGTGTCAACAGCGGTTCGAGTTGACTCTAGACGATATGGTGTTCACTGGTCTTCCTGTGCATGTGAACGACGACGGAAGGTGGAGACGGAAAAAGGAGTACGAcagggaggagaaggaggttggagaggaggacgaggagccGAAATCTAACCTCGTGTCGTTCCACGTGTCGTTTGTGGTCAATCCACCTTTGGCAGAGTACAACCAACGCGTGGACGAGATGTACTTTTATATTGCATCCCAACTTGCGGTGGCTTTGAGAGCAGAACAAGCCAAGTCTGATTGGGTGGGGCAACAGCTACGTCAGATTGCTCACCTGAGAGAAGCAGCGGCATACGAAAAGCGTGGAATGGCGGATTTATGGAGAGAAACAATCACTACCTGCCCTCTGGCTCATGGCATTGCACAACTGTTTCATTCTATCCAGAACGCCTCTATTGCATCCATTGTTCTGAACAAGAGCGTGCGGAGTTTCCAGATTCCCGTGGAGACAGAGATGGCCTCTTTACCGCTGGTAACTGAGCCCCACATCTCCGGTGCCTATCTTACCACCGAGTCCTTTTCAGATTCGGACTCAAAACAGCTGCATTTCGCTCTTCTGCTGTTGGATGAACCTGAGTCTATCATCTCAGACCTGGAAGCGCAGAAGGACTACACTCTGTGTAATTTTATTTCCCACCTAAAACCCTGGATACCACTCAAACAGGTGGTTCAGGACCTGCAGATTTCAGCCGAGCAGGCCCTGGGGTTCAGCAAGCATCTTATTTATTGGCGAAGAGGACGAGCAATTCTGCCCATCAACAAGGGAAACTCGTACATTGTGTCTCCCATTGCACCTATCGAATCTTTGTATGAATTTGCACCTCGATTTGCTGTCAAGTTCCCAGGCTTGCCGTCTCTTCCCAGAATGCTGTCCTCTCTCTCGACGGGAAAGCCCCAGCAGTTCGCCAAGCTCATTCCTTCCCGCGATCACAAAACCATGTATTACCGGGCGCTGGCCTGGTTGCTGCAGTATGGATTTGTCACCCAGTTGCGCACTTTTCTGTACCTAAAGatctccaagaagatcaagctGCAGGTGAAGAACCAGACACGAGATAAGCGAGACAACGATTTCAACCTTACTAACCCTTTAGCCATCTCTCGAAAGTCGTCTGAGTCGCTGAAGGATAGACACTTTTCTGCAAGTATCAGCAGTCATGTTTCCAAGGACTCTCCCGAGGCATCTGAGATCCATTTTGCCGAAGATGACAGCATCGATGACTCCATCTTGCTTGAGCCCGACAGAGCCACTCTCACCCAGCGAAAGTGGCTCAACAAGATTCTTGAGAACCAACCTCAGGATGTGGTCTTGTTGTTTAACCGCCTCAAGCCTTACTTTAATGGCAAGCATGCCATTGAGCAGGTTGTGATTGAGGAGGGGTTGTCTCGAAACGAGCTTAGACGACTGACTCAGTCTCTCGAAGAGCATCTTTTGATGGTCCGCCATTGGTGA
- a CDS encoding uncharacterized protein (Compare to YALI0E12837g, similar to uniprot|Q96VC8 Yarrowia lipolytica GPR1 Glyoxylate pathway regulator and uniprot|P25613 Saccharomyces cerevisiae YCR010c SPG2) has product MTTLNNSSHAMASDLDLERGGSTDRISHVENGKDGRVLENGEYLIIAGTRYHRNEFMQAFGGTLNPGSAPAPSRKFGNAAPIGLFAFSVTMIILGFCTCGVRGIGAPNVMVGCAIFGGGLCELIAGIWEIVAENTFAACVFLCFSCFWFSWAMLNLPIGIEKYYATEDEFAQAVGVFLMGWFVFCVLMTLCTLKATVAFFVMFVSLDLAVIFLAAGNFTGNPRLLVAGGSFCISTGLLGCWNAMAGVATPQSTYKWFIPVPIMMPGAHKPKMT; this is encoded by the coding sequence ATGACTACCCTCAACAACTCTTCTCATGCAATGGCCAGCGACCTTGATCTCGAACGGGGTGGTTCTACTGACAGAATCTCTCATGTCGAGAATGGCAAGGATGGCCGTGTCCTTGAAAACGGAGAGTATCTCATCATCGCCGGTACTCGATACCACAGGAACGAGTTCATGCAGGCGTTTGGAGGTACTCTGAACCCTGGATCCGCCCCTGCTCCCTCTAGAAAATTTGGAAATGCTGCTCCCATCGGTCTGTTTGCCTTCTCCGTGACAATGATCATTCTTGGCTTCTGCACCTGTGGAGTCCGAGGTATTGGAGCTCCTAATGTCATGGTTGGATGCGCCATCTTCGGTGGAGGTCTCTGTGAACTCATTGCCGGTATCTGGGAAATTGTCGCCGAAAACACCTTTGCGGCCTGTGTCTTCCTCTGTTTCTCCTGCTTCTGGTTCTCTTGGGCCATGCTCAACTTACCTATTGGAATCGAAAAGTACTACGCCACAGAAGATGAGTTTGCCCAAGCTGTTGGAGTCTTCCTCATGGGCTGGTTTGTCTTCTGTGTACTGATGACACTGTGTACACTGAAGGCGACGGTTGCCTTTTTCGtcatgtttgtgtctctggacCTCGCGGTCATCTTCCTAGCTGCTGGTAACTTCACTGGAAATCCCCGTCTGCTCGTTGCTGGTGGTTCTTTCTGCATTTCCACCGGTCTCCTGGGCTGCTGGAACGCAATGGCTGGTGTTGCAACTCCTCAATCCACTTACAAGTGGTTCATTCCCGTTCCCATCATGATGCCTGGTGCCCACAAGCCAAAGATGACTTGA
- a CDS encoding uncharacterized protein (Compare to YALI0E12859g, similar to Saccharomyces cerevisiae PCS60 (YBR222C); ancestral locus Anc_6.120, similar to uniprot|P38137 Saccharomyces cerevisiae YBR222c PCS60 AMP-binding protein peroxisomal-coenzyme A synthetase) codes for MHRRPNCPVLFYTSSASYDIALLVLNTLALPLFLPGRTPLRCIVFRLPRNRSAFITHLYITPLSTPSSHDTTSIYTMATLQKTISKTGAGIFIPGAQELTYSQFFDLIGDFQKQLAQVGLPPQSAVSIAIPNSLEFAVTFLAVTFSRYIAAPLNSAYKKSEFEFYIDDLKSKLVLVPKGAVAQNLASVQAARTFNAAIAEVYWDDQKKRIVMDIKEGPTNPPVAVPTPDEVSPEDVALVLHTSGTTGRPKAVPLTQRNLCRTMHNIVDTYKLTSKDTTYLVMPLFHVHGLLCAFLAPLASGGGIVIPSKFSASQFWDDFVKYKCNWYTAVPTIHQILLNTKIPQPLPEIRFIRSCSSALAPATFHQIEKAFKAPVLEAYAMTEAAHQMTSNNLPPGQRKPGTVGVGQGVEVAILDDNGDEVPQGKIAEICIRGENVTKGYINNPEANKSSFTKSGFFRTGDQGFLDKDGFVNIPGRIKELINRGGEKISPIELDGVMLEHPAVAEAVCFGAPDEMYGQQVNAAIVLKKDAKATEQDIKDFMADKVAKFKIPARVFFTDIMPKTATGKIQRRFVAQKFLDKAKL; via the coding sequence ATGCACCGTCGGCCGAATTGCCCTGTTCTATTCTACACATCCAGTGCGTCATATGATATCGCACTGCTTGTGCTGAATACTCTTGCTCTCCCTCTTTTCCTTCCTGGCCGGACTCCGTTGAGATGCATCGTATTTAGGTTACCCCGGAATCGGAGTGCATTTATTACTCACCTATATATAACGCCGCTGAGTACTCCTTCATCTCACGACACGACAAGTATCTACACCATGGCGACTCTTCAGAAAACGATTTCCAAGACCGGAGCCGGCATCTTCATCCCCGGCGCCCAGGAGCTGACTTACAGCCAGTTCTTCGATCTCATTGGCGACTTCCAGAAACAGCTTGCCCAGGTCGGTCTTCCTCCCCAGAGTGCTGTTTCCATTGCCATCCCCAACTCTCTCGAGTTTGCCGTGACCTTCCTGGCAGTCACCTTCTCTCGATACATTGCTGCTCCTCTCAACTCGGCGTACAAAAAGTCCGAGTTTGAGTTCTACATCGACGATCTCAAGTCCAAGCTGGTGCTGGTACCCAAGGGAGCCGTGGCCCAGAACCTGGCCTCCGTTCAGGCTGCCCGAACTTTTAATGCTGCCATCGCTGAGGTCTACTGGGAcgaccagaagaagcgaaTTGTCATGGACATCAAGGAGGGCCCTACAAACCCTCCCGTTGCCGTCCCCACCCCCGACGAGGTCTCCCCCGAAGACGTGGCTCTCGTGCTGCACACCAGTGGAACCACCGGCCGACCTAAGGCCGTTCCCCTGACCCAGCGAAACCTGTGCCGAACCATGCACAACATTGTCGACACATACAAGCTCACCAGTAAGGACACCACTTATCTGGTCATGCCTCTGTTCCACGTCCACGGTCTTCTGTGTGCCTTCCTGGCCCCTCTGGCctctggtggaggaatCGTAATCCCTAGCAAGTTCTCTGCCTCGCAGTTCTGGGACGACTttgtcaagtacaagtgcaactGGTACACTGCCGTGCCCACCATCCACCAGATTCTGCTGAACACAAAGATTCCCCAGCCTCTGCCCGAGATCCGGTTCATTCGATCGTGCTCTTCGGCCCTGGCACCCGCCACCTTCCACCAGATTGAAAAGGCATTCAAGGCCCCCGTCCTGGAGGCTTACGCCATGACTGAGGCTGCCCATCAGATGACTTCTAACAATCTTCCTCCCGGACAGCGAAAGCCTGGAACCGTCGGAGTTGGCCAGGGTGTCGAAGTCGCCATTCTGGACGACAACGGAGACGAAGTCCCTCAGGGAAAGATTGCCGAGATCTGTATCCGAGGAGAAAACGTCACCAAGGGTTACATCAACAACCCCGAGGCCAATAAGTCGTCGTTCACCAAGAGCGGTTTCTTCCGAACCGGAGATCAGGGCTTCCTGGACAAGGACGGCTTTGTCAACATCCCCGGCCGaatcaaggagctcatcaaccgaggaggagagaagatCTCACCCATTGAGCTTGACGGAGTCATGCTGGAGCACCCTGCCGTGGCCGAGGCTGTGTGTTTCGGTGCACCCGATGAGATGTACGGACAGCAGGTGAATGCCGCTATcgttctcaagaaggacgccaaggCCACTGAGCAAGATATCAAGGACTTCATGGCTGATAAGGTCGCAAAGTTCAAGATTCCTGCTCGAGTTTTCTTCACCGACATTATGCCCAAGACTGCCACTGGTAAGATTCAGCGAAGATTTGTCGCCCAGAAGTTCCTTGACAAGGCTAAGCTCTAA
- a CDS encoding uncharacterized protein (Compare to YALI0E12881g, some similarities with uniprot|O93991 Candida albicans CA20C1.03C Hypothetical 24.2 kDa protein): protein MAQDDIELGLIKDKPAQWAPETGSSEKHIHRPPWNLKLFVLVVLQLTTTAVVILHFSELETQSPLGLAALICVCLSGLSQGITQAFITRRPNYSQLFKFYVWGVINGVTTKMWTDMLIAKVPVTILRVVIDQLCGNPGFQLMFLSLSAYWDATSISATLHESFWKTLKSSWLIWPIFSMVAFFVLPQNLIVPCNCVVNLTWCVILGLITQ from the coding sequence ATGGCTCAAGACGACATTGAACTGGGcctcatcaaggacaagccCGCCCAATGGGCTCCGGAAACAGGTTCGTCGGAAAAACACATCCACCGCCCGCCATGGAACCTCAAGTTGTTCGTGCTGGTTGTCCTCCAGCTGACCACCACGGCAGTCGTGATTCTGCACTTTAGCGAGCTGGAGACCCAGAGTCCGCTCGGACTGGCCGCGCTCATCTGTGTGTGTCTCTCGGGCCTCAGCCAGGGCATCACCCAGGCGTTTATCACGCGTCGACCCAACTACTCACAGCTCTTCAAGTTCTACGTGTGGGGAGTCATCAACGGCGTCACCACAAAGATGTGGACCGACATGCTCATCGCCAAGGTGCCAGTCACCATTCTCAGAGTCGTCATCGACCAGCTGTGCGGAAACCCGGGCTTCCAGCTCATGTTTTTGTCGCTATCAGCTTACTGGGATGCCACGTCCATCTCTGCAACTTTGCATGAATCCTTCTGGAAGACACTCAAAAGCAGCTGGCTCATCTGGCCTATCTTCTCAATGGTAGCCTTCTTTGTGCTTCCCCAAAACCTCATTGTTCCTTGCAACTGTGTCGTGAACCTGACATGGTGCGTCATTCTGGGACTCATCACTCAATAA